Part of the Strix uralensis isolate ZFMK-TIS-50842 chromosome 32, bStrUra1, whole genome shotgun sequence genome is shown below.
TGGCCAATTTACTGAATGAACAACACCGGACAGTGAAGGAACAACTTGAGCAGTTGAGAATGAAAAAGTCCTCGATCAAGCCACCACAAGAGATAGAAAAATCAAAACCTCAGAATGAGAAGCCTCTCCAGAGCCTTGTTCTGGACAGTATGCAAAGAAAGAGGCTCCAGCAGCAAATGCAGCAGGTAATAAAATGTTATCTGGTCTGACCTAATGAATATTTGCTGTGTACTGCGGGGGGCAGGGAAAGCCCATGGTACAGCAAGTGCTTTGGAGttctttcttaaagaaattaattgaaaaagcTACATTTGAGGCTGGAGCTTTAATAGGTGATGTGTACATGCCTGATTCCAGTTGAATTGAATGTGCAAAGTAGAGCTGACTTAGTATCTGTATGGTTCTCCTGTGAGATAGCTGCCTTGGCCATGTTTGAATTCTGACCGTAATCTGTCAAAATCCTCCATTTTCACCaacttctttattattttctaagaACATTATTCTTGAtgtagtttggattttttttttcctcttcccaccACGCAAAACTGTGTAGAAATTCAGTTTGAACATTTAAAAAGCTGTCAGCAGCATAGATGAGAAGCTGTACTTAAGAAAATTTTTTCCATGTCCATACAAAATTCAAGAGGACTTCTCAAAATTTGAAAGTTCCTGTCAACTCGATTTCGTGAGGACAAAGTGCACTGGTTTTGTGTGAAGTTGATACAAGTCCTGCTGAGTAGTCGTTTCTTACTCTGCATCCACCATACGGTGTCATGCTTTGGTCTGTGGCAGCGAGGAGGGACACAGACCTCTCAAACACAAGCTGAAGGAATACATCTTGCATTAGACGTGTAGAGTACGTGACTTCAATTTTTCAGCTGCAAAGCAAGATGTAtggtgtttgtgtgcatgtgggGAGTTCCAGTAGCTGAAGTCattgtttcttcagaaacaatAAAGTCATTGTTTCTGAAGTGtttagttaggaaaaaaaataccctttcTGTATTGATCATTATGGTATGAGACTTTGGCACAAAAGCTGGGAAACTGCCCTAAGACTTAAACAGATGATGTGTTCAAAGTCTGTGTAATAAACTTCCTGCCAGTGGATATTAAAGTTTTCTCTCAGTTTTCTATTGcttaaaaggtttttttgtaGTCAGAATGTGATTGTTGGGGTGCTCAGGAGATATTTCTTGTGCCTCTATACTTATGCTTTCCAGTTTCTTGGATTTCTGATAGACTGAAAAAACCCATTTGTCTGATTTTATTCTTCAAGCATGTTCAGCTTCTGACTCAAATCCATCTTCTCGCAAGTTCCAACCCTGCTCTAAGTTCAGAGGCCAGTACTACCAGGATGTTTTTGGTAAGGACATGTCTAAAATCAGAGCTACATGAATTTTAATGATTGCTGGTCACTGGAGATATTTAGAGAGCTTTATTTAATTGATCCTATCAAATTCAGAGAGACTACCACGCAATAAAGGAACAGTGTTGTCAGCCTACTATGAACATGCTCAGTACTTGGAGAAATCATTCACGCTGTGCTGACTGATAACTGCTTTGAATTGGCAtgcctttgtatttttttgttgttttcttggaaatactgatagttaaaaaaaaatacggCTTCTGTAATTAGTAAACATTCTGTGACCTTGAAAGTTGCTGGAAAGTGGGGGAATTAAAAACCACCAATTGGTCTGATTGTTCCTAGATTTGTAATGCTGAAAAAGAAGACCTGCAACAGTCTGCTTCTTTTATGCCTGTCACTTCACTAGCTTTTATTTGTTTGCATTATTGCATTACATGTATTTGTTCTTTACCTTCcagtcttttatctttttctgtgtttgaccTTGCAGAGCGAGCTCGGGAACTTTGCTCGAAGCTCTACGCTCCTTCGTCAGTCCTTCAGTCCCAAGTTTCAAACAATGTTCCAGCCATGTAACTTGAAGGGAGCACTGCAGCTCATTGAGGATTTTCATGCCCAAGTCCAGGTTGACTGGAGCCCTCGCAAAGCTGTGAAGAAGAGTGGTATGGGTCTGAAGGGATTTTCTGAAGCAGTATGGATTTGAAGGGTGGGAAAGCATTGACAGGGGGAGTTACTTCATGCTATGCACCCTCTAGATGAGCTATGGTTCAGACTGCTCTTtggaattttttaaattttgtgaggTATTTTTAGATAAAACCATTCACTTTATTGACTGCCTTTTTGCTGCTTAAATTTGCAGTGCAGTAAAGCATCTTACATGAGCTGTTGACTTCTGTTTGACATCATAATCCTGCCATTTATTGTTCTGCAGACGACGTTTGGAGCTGCAGAAGTCCATCAAGGAACTATGAAACTGGAAATAATTGTTCCAAATGTGTTGGTTAACACTCATCAAGGAAATATTCCCCTCATTAGAGTgttttagtgaaagaaaaaaagctccaaACTGTCAGTTTCAAATATTTGGTTTGTGATTTTTCTACTACCTGGAGAGTGACTCACTTGAAGTAAACAGagctttttaaatttgttttttcattgtagaacaaaagaaaagatgaagggGGAAAGTAATTTTAACTTTTGCTGATGTAAACTTAAGGGCAAAAACTAGGAAATATGCAAATTCTAAAAATGAGGGAGAAAGTCTCTTTTTGCatgaaagaagtaaaagaaaCGGCATTTTCAAGAAGTTGGTTGTGAAAAACATCATTTTCCGTGTATACCTCTATCCgtatctgttcatttttttcacaGCCAATGAATTTCCATGTTTGCCAAAGCAAGTGGCTTGGATTTTGGCAACAAGGAGAGTCTTCATGTATCCAGAGTTACTGCCAATATGTTCCTTGAAAGCAAACCCTCCCCGGGACAAGATTATCTTCACCAAGGCAGAGGACAAGTAGGTGCTTGGAATCATTGAATAAAACACCTACAAATGAGGCTTCTTTGTTAAGGAGGATTCCTGGGATGTAGACTCTCGGGATATCTGTGTATTGTGCAACTGCACATCCAAATAGCGATCTGCCATACTGtctaaaagactttttttttttcttttcccctccttccttccttttcagttTATTAGCTTTAGGTTTGAAACATTTTGAAGGGACGGAGTTTCCAAAGCCCTTGATCAGCAAGTATCTCTTGCCAACAAAAACTGCCCACCAGCTTACAGTACGAATCAAGAATCTCAATATGAATCGAGCCCCTGATAATATCATCAGAGTAAGTGATGTGTTCAGAGCATGGTTTGGtatttttcagatctgtgtgtctGGTTGGGTTGTTACACAAGAAGAGATGTGCTGTTTGCTCCACGGACCTTTCCGTTTATACGCTGAtgctttcttaaaagaaaatgtcatccTTTTATTAGCAATGAGGATTTCTTCAAAAAGATCTTATCCTCTGTACTTTGCAAGTACTTACATTACTCTCTTGACTCTTTAGAGCCCAGCACTTGCAGACAGTCCGAGTACAAATGTGGCTTCGGTAATCCTGGCAAATTCATACATACGAACTTTTGAGTAGCAAAGCTCAAACCAAAGTGCTGTCTGCAGTCAGGCTGAAGGTCCAGCTGGCCAAATATCCTGTCCCCTAAGCTAATGGCCACTGCTGAAGAGAGATTAAGAACCAGAAACACTTAAGTATGCCTGCACATCTGCTAGAACTTCAgcctttattattcttttttactgtttctgtggGTAGTACCTTATAAAAGTAGTAGTGATGAGAATCGCTCTGTTcacgtgaacacttctgcagaGCACAGTCCTTATCCTACATCCTAGCAGGTATTGAACAGGTGATCTGACCGCAGTCATCTTGCGTTCTCTCCTGTCTCCACAACAGTActataaaaagacaaaacagttgCCCATTCTGTTCAAGTGCTGTGAGGAAATCCAGCCGAATGAGTGGAAGCCACCTGTGGAGAGAGAAGAACATCGCCTGCCATTTTGGCTAAAGGTAGTTGCTGCTCTTCTTCATCCAGTATatgaggttttttgttgtttgcttggtttcttttgggtttttttttgtttgggttttttttccttcctttttctgtccAGCCTAGGTCCAGAGCGAGTTCTTTCATTAGCCTACAGCTCTGAAGTCAAAAGGCAGTCTGATTGTATTGCATGGGAGCCTGTGTTGTCCTGGCTCTAGCTAGTAATCGTAGCAAGAGCAGTAGTATGTAGCAACCTGAAGTATTACACGCTACTCTTGGTGTTTCTCTGCCCAGCTGCAGTACAGGATTGAAGTTATCGTGGGCATAGTGCTTGTTGTCACATCCTTGTTTTACTACGGGGTGTATTTCTAATGTCTAGTTTGAGATGTTGATTTTGTTATTTAGCTTTGTTAATTTGTTAATCAAGAGAGCTTGACCCTCACTTTAGGGTTAGCAGTGTTGCCATCTTTTCCGCTGTATTACAGCCATGAGAGAGGGTGTGTTCTTCCCCCCTTAAAACTTCACCTtctgagaggaaagaagaaagctgGGGGCTTGGGTTGGGGTTTTTCAAGGTTATCTTCACCTGCAGCGTGGCTGTTATTTTTGTTATACCGAAATGTCTCGTGGTTCATAAGGATTCTTTCTCTGAGACTCTTTGCACGAGGCATAGTGACCGTGCCTGCGGGTTGGTCTGAGGAAAGAATCAGACTCAGATGCCATAAAATCCAGTTCTCTTAATCACTTGTATTTCATTGTTAGTGAAGCTTCCTTCCCACAAAATCTTGTATTTACTAAAGGAACCTTTATAAAGTAATTCAGCTCCGGTGTTTCTTTCAGGCTCTCAGATTCTTTTGAAGGCCTTGGAGTAAAACTCATGAATATAAAGTAATATACAATAAGTATAAAGTAATATAGAGTAGTATGAAGTAAATAAAAACTGCTTTACTTTTAGAAGCAAGTTACTGTCTGTCACCTTCTGTGGTGCTGTTTGAAGGTGGTAATAGAGGAGTAGCCTGTGGACGGGACTAATAAGCTCTTGTTCCCTTTAGGCCAGCTTGCCCTCCATTCAGGGGGAATTGAAGCAATTAGCAGAAGATGCCAGGGAGGTGCCAGGTTCACCTGATGCAGAATCTGTCTTTTTGGGGACAGGAAAGGAAACTTCAGACACAGAATATGATGAAAAATATCCTCTACTCATGCCAAAGGGACTAGTACTGACCCTGAAGCCTCTTGCCAATCGATTCTCTAGGAGGGCGTGGAGGAGGCAGAGGTCTTCGGCTCTGAAGCCTGTCCTCATTCGGCCGAGCCCTTGTCTGCAGCCCAGTGCCAACGCTATTAACATCCAGAAAACTGTGAAGCTGTCCCAGTCAGAAGCTCCTCCCAGCAAAGTTATGGTTCAGATTCCTCGGCTAATCCAGCCAGCTACAGTGATGCAGACGGTGCCAGGAGTGCAGCCTTTGAATGTTCCAGCAGTGGTGGGAAGTGGGGATGCCTTGGAATTCCAGAACGTGCTCTCCACTTCGCATTCAGACTCCAGACAAGCTTTCTCAGCTGCTGTACCACCAGCTCTAGTGTCCTCAAATCCAGTAACTTTTCAGCCAAAATTGATGTTGCCAGCTTTGGCCGGAGCAAAAATACGCAAACCTTGTGTTCGTAAGGGATACCAAAAGAAGAAGGGGACAAAATCCGCCCCACTGATAAAGACTTCACCTTTGATTCAGCCATCACCTGTCATCCTTACTGTACCTGCTACCACCGTGAAAGTGGTTAACATAGGCAATGGTTGCAATATGATTCAGCCCATAAATACAACAGTTGGTAGAGGCACTCAGGCAATTCCAGTTACAACCTTACTGGTAAATCCATCCACTTTCCCATGTCCCTTAAATCAGCCTCTAGTGACTTCTTCCATCCCTTCGTTGATAGTCTCTCCTAACCCGGTTGGTCTTTCTGCGTCATCTGTGGGTGAAAATGAAGAACAACAGCTGAATCTGGTTCCTTCCTGCCCTGctggaaacaacaaaaatacctACCCCACGGTGGAGCCCAAGGTCGAACCCCCAGAGTTGTACGTTTCATCCTCTGCTGTCTCCCCCAAGGAGGAGTGTAGTACAAATCCTGGCACTTCAGGTAATGGCAGTCAGGAAAATAAGGGTGATTGCTGTAGCTGGACAGTGGTAGAAGGAGACAAGAGCACTTCAGAGCCACTGTCTGTGGACCTTTTGCCTCATTTAGAAGATCCAGATGAAACGGTGAAAATTGAGCCTGAAGATTCAAATGATGCTACCAAGGAAGTAAATCCAGTACAGAAGAGGGATATTTTATGTGCTGAAGTGAAGGAGGAATTCATGCTGGATCTTGGCCAGGAGCTGAACGTGGAGGCTGCGTGTTCATGTTCAAATGACCCGAAAGAAGTTAAAAAGGAGCATACTTCGTGTGACGAGAAGGGAGAAGAACAACAACGGGCTTTGCAGTCATCTCCCCATGGGGAGCAGCAGATGGAGGCAGGTGTTGTTGCTGGACCCCCAGTAAGCAGTGAGTCTCCAAAGAATCTTTCTTATACAGCAGATGTTGAGGCAGAATTCAGTAGTCCACTAGGAAGACCAGAGGATTCGTCCAGTATAGATGGCCAGTCTGTTGGGACACCAGCTGGCCCTGAAgctggaggagagagagaaggacaagaagaggaggaagatgatgacTTTGATGATTTTACACAAGATGAGGATGAAGAAATGTCATCAGCCTCAGAAGAATCTATTCTTTCAGTGCCAGAACTTcaggtaaaagcaaacagaaCTTTAACAAACTCACATCAGTGTCCTGAAACACCCTGGTGGCGTCAGGGCAAATCACAATTGGAATCCAATTGGAAAGCTGGGCTGTTAGCTGTGTAATAATAGCGTGGTGTTGTGTTGTTTTACACAGAAATTGGACAATCTGAGATTTTAAATCCAAGCCAAAGGAATATCTTGCAAACATGCAGATTCAGTTTCTGCTGAGTTATAAGGACTTCCTCAACTGAGGCTGTCCTTTAATAAAAAGTACtttaagtgaaaattattttccaggtCACAATTCCAGCAAGCCTTTAAGAACTAAGATCATCATTAAGGAATTCTGTCTAGCTTAAGGGTTTTATAAGTGGCAGattctgaaatttaattttgcgCGTGATAAAATAAAATCGTCAGTTCTGATTGTTGTTGAATTCTGTCCCTTCAGTAGAATCCTCTAGTTGGTCAGATGTTGATCTGTGAAATTGGCTGTTAGAATTATGCTGGAGTGAGCTAGTTGCTGAATGGCATTAAAACAAAcactaaaagaaaacaatgtgatgttttgttgttgttgctttctAAGGAGACAATGGAAAAACTTACTTGGCTTGCAACAGAGAGACGTTTAAGCCAAGAAGGAGATTCTGAAGAGGAGAATTCCCAGGAAGAGAACTCTGagcctgaggaagaggaggaggaggagggggaaggaataGAGAGTTTACAGAAAGATGATGAAATATGTGGAGATGTATCAGAGGAACCTAAATCTGCCTTCACATTGACAAAGACGGCCCCACAGGTGGAAGCCCACAGAACGACAGCAGGTGAGTCCTGGGGGGGTTGTTTTGACACAGCACGGGGGGAAATAGAGCTGCTCTCTGCATTAAAAGCAGAACAGTGAGGAAACTGTATCTGGGTTTAATTTCACTTAGTGTATCTGAGCTTAGTGATGCTTTCCATCTGGAAATTAAATTTTGCAACAGAGTCACAGTTCTGTAAAGACAGCTCTTACCACAGAAGCCCTTCTGCACcgagggggtttttttagtccATGTGATGCGTTTATGCTTCAAAAATTTGCAGGCATAGGGTTTGTGGTTTGTGTCAGCTTTAGTAATCCTTGATCTCTTGCTACTCAGAATTTCCCAATGCCTGTGTGAGAACAATATTAAATAGTCAAATCTTTGCTAAATTGAATTTTATTATAAGGTCATGTTGGGGAAAAATAAGTGACACCAAATAATACCTTAACAGAATCTGACAAGTGGTAGATGAATCTGAGCGGTGAATTTCGAGGAGGTGGATTTCAGCCCTTTAGTCCAACAGATCCCTAATCTAAAGGCGTAAGAATGTCGATGTAGCAACTCTTAGCATACTATTTCATTCCCTGCTGTGTGACACCAGTTATTAATCTGTGATGTTAACTCTATTCGTGTAAATAATAAGCTAAAATAATAATCTGCAAGTGTTAAGAGCCAGCTCTGATGCTCGTATCTGTTACCCACTATGATGTCCTTTGCCCCTGGTATCAGTAGCTGTATCTGTTGTTTCGCAGTAGATTGCTGGCTGAGTAACAGCTAGGATGGGTTTGTTGCTGTatccagagatttttttccagtcagatgctataaaaataaacagcCAATTTAAAATAGGTTAGCCAGCCTGACTAGTGAAAAGTATATTGCTCCTACAGGAGAGCATAAACAGTAAACTCATCACTGACTCTATTTTCTATTGCAACGTCGATCTAGAACATATGAGGGATGTATGAGAAGTACCTGTACAACTTGCTTTGTGCTTCTTCACAGGAGAAAACATGAAAGCTCCTGGGAAGAGCAGGAGCTCCCACAGAACCAGAAATAAGAGGGGACGGGCTCGTGCTAGCAAAGATACATCTAAGCTGCTCCTCTTGTACGATGAAGACATCCTGGAGAGGGATCCCCTGCGGGAACAGAAGGATCTGGCATTTGCACAAGCCTATCTAACCAGGGTAAGCCAGAGCAGTCTGCAGCCCAGGAGTGGGAACATCATGAGTCCTCTACCACGGTTCATGCCTGAGCCACGTCACTGCCACTTCCAGCTGGGCATACTGGATCTGGTTGGGATGGAGTTCTCTTTCTTCATAGCACCCCGTATAGTGGTCCTTTacttactaaactgtctttatctcaaccgaTGAGTTTTCATGCTattgctctccctcttccctcccctgtccctccCGGGGGAGCTGGGGAGTgagtgaggggctggggggtgcttggctgctggctgcagTCAATCCATGCCACTGAGCCTCTTCTAATGTCACGGTCTTGGATTTGGTTCCCTTCTCTCTTGTGAGCAGTTCAGATTTATCTTTAAGACAGAGACCTGGCTGGCTCAAAACTGGAAGCACTGTGGAAATTCTGAGTAGCAAGAGATCAAGGATTACTAAATTAACTTGTTTTCTTCCTGGATGTTACGTAGTCCTGTAAAGGTCTGTTGCTCTTTCCAGGTGCGTGAAGCCTTGCAGCATGTTCCTGGAAAGTACGAAGACTTCCTTCGTGTTATCTATGAGTTTGAGATTAGCACGGACAAGCAAACAGCTGTGGATCTCTATTCCACTTTACAGAAACTGTTGCATGACTGGCCACAGTTACTCACCGattttgctgcctttcttttACCAGAACAAGCTCTGGAGTGTGGACTGGTAGGTAGAACGAAAGGAGGAGACCAGATTTTAAGCAGACAGTGTCAATGCTTGTGGGAGTGAAAGAATAAGGAATTCTTCATAGGGCAAGCAAGGTAGACAGCTGGTAAATCGTTTGCCTACCTTGCTGTTTTATTAATCAGAATTGAAAAGTCTAGTGTTTGTTTTAAGTCTCATCCTAAGTATTACTGTGGAGAATCAGCCTTTCCCAGTTACGTTGCAGAACCTGACTGCAGAGCCAACACTGCAGATACAGCAAGTGGAACAGTTCCCTTGTCTCACAAATCAGCCTTCCACTTTGTAAGGTAGAGGGTTTCACCTGCTACATTCTTGCTGGATTTTCCTATCTTGTGTGCATATGGTTGAAGCAAAACTTCACAGCTCACGTAAGTATTGATTATAGAAAgtcttgtttctcttcctccaccttctccCAGTTTTGCAGTGGATGTCAATACAAATGGAAAACGAATAGCAAGACAGGCATTCTGTAGCTTGCTTAAGCCAACTAGAAATATATTCTTGAACGTGAGGggtgaatctttttcttttggtcaGTTTGAAGAGCAGCAAGCGTTTGAAAAAAGCCGGAAGTTCCTCAGGCAGCTGGagatttgttttgctgaaaatcCTGCCCACCATCAAAAGATCATCAAagttctgcagagctgtgcagactGCCTGCCCCAGGAGATTGCAGAGGTAATCGGGCATCCAGGTCCCTCCTTTCTCTCAGAACCCCTGAGAATGCAGTTAGCTGGCCTGCTTCACTGCTCCTTGAGAGCACGAGAGTCGATCAAGTGTGATCTCCCTCTGTGGGGTGTGGTAGAGAGTTGAAGCTGCCTCTTCAAGAGGCTTTACAATTAACTGCCCTGTGCGTCTCCTCTCTTACCTCCACCGTGCTTTTATCACCTTGCAGGTGAAATTTTAGCTACAGGTCAGCCTAGAATTTTGGGGGGATATTTCTATGCTAATTTGATAGCTGGATGTGGAATGATCTCAAAACATTCATGAAGTAATACCAATGCAAGCATGAACTTCCATGCTGGAGGTCTGATACGCCTTGATGTTCCACTTGCTTTGAAAAATCCTCCTGAGAAGAATGTGACGACGTGGAAtgaaacacttattttttctggatttctctCTTTCAGCTGAAGACCCAAATGTGGCAACTGTTGAAGGGACATGACCACTTGCAGGATgagttctctgttttctttgatcACTTACGGCCCTCAGCCAGCCGCATGGGAGATTTTGAGGAGATCAACTGGACAGAAGAGAAGGAATATGAGGTGGGGCAATCTTCTCCCCAAGACcagaaaagataaaagcagagATACAAGACATGTTTGAACTTAAAGAATTCAAATTGAGGCTGCATTTCCAGAGAGAGGGAAGTAGCAGGGGGGGGATAGCTGTTGGTGGACTGAAGTAAACTtcttaaagttttaaaactttccaATTTTTTTAGAGCATTTATGTCTCTTCTAACATAATTGAACTTCTCATGTCCTGGAACTGAGCTCAGTATTGAGAAATTCTGGGGAAAATGAAGTTTGATCTGCCGAAGAGCGATCATGATAGAGCAGTtcttgtgtgtttctttttttgtagtTCGATGGGTTTGAAGAGGTGTCTCTGCCAGATGTAGAAGAGGAGGATGAACCACCCAAGATGCACACagcttcaaaaaataaaaaacggAAAGAGATCGGAGGCCACAACAATGACAAGGTGGGCCTGGGGTATCTCACTAATCCACATGTCTGGACTCTGAGCAAATGCATGCCCATGAGGGTAAATGTGTGTTCTCGAGAGACATGACAACAGCCTAAAAAGATGTGAAGAAAGGGGATTGAAACGTGTCCGTTGTGCTCTGCTTGCTAGCAGCATAATGGCTTTAGTCCTCCGGGTGT
Proteins encoded:
- the GON4L gene encoding GON-4-like protein isoform X7; the protein is MEKVTAPVVRHISAEVVPMGPPPPPKPKQNKDSTFMEKLHAVDEELASSPVCMDSYQSLEDSLIAFRTRSKRPLKDVPLGQLEAELRAPDITPDMYDPNTADDEEWKRWLGGLMNDDVENEDEADDDDDPEYNFLEDLDEPDTEDFRNDRAVRITKKEVNELMEELFETFQDEMGFSNMEDEGPEDEDNVTESRPNFNTPQALRFEEPLANLLNEQHRTVKEQLEQLRMKKSSIKPPQEIEKSKPQNEKPLQSLVLDSMQRKRLQQQMQQHVQLLTQIHLLASSNPALSSEASTTRMFLSELGNFARSSTLLRQSFSPKFQTMFQPCNLKGALQLIEDFHAQVQVDWSPRKAVKKSANEFPCLPKQVAWILATRRVFMYPELLPICSLKANPPRDKIIFTKAEDNLLALGLKHFEGTEFPKPLISKYLLPTKTAHQLTVRIKNLNMNRAPDNIIRYYKKTKQLPILFKCCEEIQPNEWKPPVEREEHRLPFWLKASLPSIQGELKQLAEDAREVPGSPDAESVFLGTGKETSDTEYDEKYPLLMPKGLVLTLKPLANRFSRRAWRRQRSSALKPVLIRPSPCLQPSANAINIQKTVKLSQSEAPPSKVMVQIPRLIQPATVMQTVPGVQPLNVPAVVGSGDALEFQNVLSTSHSDSRQAFSAAVPPALVSSNPVTFQPKLMLPALAGAKIRKPCVRKGYQKKKGTKSAPLIKTSPLIQPSPVILTVPATTVKVVNIGNGCNMIQPINTTVGRGTQAIPVTTLLVNPSTFPCPLNQPLVTSSIPSLIVSPNPVGLSASSVGENEEQQLNLVPSCPAGNNKNTYPTVEPKVEPPELYVSSSAVSPKEECSTNPGTSGNGSQENKGDCCSWTVVEGDKSTSEPLSVDLLPHLEDPDETVKIEPEDSNDATKEVNPVQKRDILCAEVKEEFMLDLGQELNVEAACSCSNDPKEVKKEHTSCDEKGEEQQRALQSSPHGEQQMEAGVVAGPPVSSESPKNLSYTADVEAEFSSPLGRPEDSSSIDGQSVGTPAGPEAGGEREGQEEEEDDDFDDFTQDEDEEMSSASEESILSVPELQETMEKLTWLATERRLSQEGDSEEENSQEENSEPEEEEEEEGEGIESLQKDDEICGDVSEEPKSAFTLTKTAPQVEAHRTTAGENMKAPGKSRSSHRTRNKRGRARASKDTSKLLLLYDEDILERDPLREQKDLAFAQAYLTRVCCSFQVREALQHVPGKYEDFLRVIYEFEISTDKQTAVDLYSTLQKLLHDWPQLLTDFAAFLLPEQALECGLFEEQQAFEKSRKFLRQLEICFAENPAHHQKIIKVLQSCADCLPQEIAELKTQMWQLLKGHDHLQDEFSVFFDHLRPSASRMGDFEEINWTEEKEYEFDGFEEVSLPDVEEEDEPPKMHTASKNKKRKEIGGHNNDKEVEWVDGMKECSCSCHEGTSDLKLKKSKRRTCSHCSSKVCENKFYKNKDSHELTASLVQQESSPPPEGKDSGMSKEPAEESLDNRDEGEDVQSRTKTVSRKVDSLASGSQLEGKIVSGRHASSEKAALPDNQVQEAGVSVVNAAGDSDSSITGPRWTPLQKATLKLPQETKDCPCTVGSEGLNQHQGNAGASLGLSRDLLLSSRSATAKGLTGPSSSSAKSLCQTEGLRSDSSDKLTGFGHASKSGVKEFEGPPVSLEGRAEAKQGWITPGRKPAPGKSCSSQAPDNCILETDDTGCTGNFPESRLKSNENNCFQMHQHSEQLEYRVVTASLGQKEEEQQQQRVTEATVCAKNSKVSSTGEKVVLWTREADRVILTTCQEKGAHLETFHAISQKLGNKTASEVSHRFRELMRLFHTSCDGSSEDEEDATSTSNTDQLSDKDLLLSEEEPDD
- the GON4L gene encoding GON-4-like protein isoform X6, producing MAARRLRGGRAPRRFRFLRSERDGAAGPGRRCRAASRFPVFQVGAGMSLSVKMLPCKKRRAAVAGPPSPRERGGGEDGELPGTGGSSSAGAADGGSSAKPAPVARAGGSPSCGPAVWRGPGEASLKGGGKRPLTRAAPGSGQEAPGAKEACAAAPLPEGRRSPEAAAEGKTPKVCTEVEANSQRDPCLTENQPAVQESPGRSSLQLAVRNPAVLKPLKNTRAGEWPQQTDEENEDLGLFIPLEEQDGEDIERRRRRRKATKRKREGKTQEEEGSLSCDIKLDDTLDRTLEDGAKQHNLTVVNVRNILHEVITNEHVVAMMKAAISETEDIPLFEPKMTRSKLKEVVEKGVVIPTWNISPIKKANEVKPPQFVDIPLEEDDSSDEEYQPEDEDEDETAEESLLESDVESTASSPRGAKRSRTRRSSDEEGGTLCEMEKVTAPVVRHISAEVVPMGPPPPPKPKQNKDSTFMEKLHAVDEELASSPVCMDSYQSLEDSLIAFRTRSKRPLKDVPLGQLEAELRAPDITPDMYDPNTADDEEWKRWLGGLMNDDVENEDEADDDDDPEYNFLEDLDEPDTEDFRNDRAVRITKKEVNELMEELFETFQDEMGFSNMEDEGPEDEDNVTESRPNFNTPQALRFEEPLANLLNEQHRTVKEQLEQLRMKKSSIKPPQEIEKSKPQNEKPLQSLVLDSMQRKRLQQQMQQHVQLLTQIHLLASSNPALSSEASTTRMFLSELGNFARSSTLLRQSFSPKFQTMFQPCNLKGALQLIEDFHAQVQVDWSPRKAVKKSANEFPCLPKQVAWILATRRVFMYPELLPICSLKANPPRDKIIFTKAEDNLLALGLKHFEGTEFPKPLISKYLLPTKTAHQLTVRIKNLNMNRAPDNIIRYYKKTKQLPILFKCCEEIQPNEWKPPVEREEHRLPFWLKASLPSIQGELKQLAEDAREVPGSPDAESVFLGTGKETSDTEYDEKYPLLMPKGLVLTLKPLANRFSRRAWRRQRSSALKPVLIRPSPCLQPSANAINIQKTVKLSQSEAPPSKVMVQIPRLIQPATVMQTVPGVQPLNVPAVVGSGDALEFQNVLSTSHSDSRQAFSAAVPPALVSSNPVTFQPKLMLPALAGAKIRKPCVRKGYQKKKGTKSAPLIKTSPLIQPSPVILTVPATTVKVVNIGNGCNMIQPINTTVGRGTQAIPVTTLLVNPSTFPCPLNQPLVTSSIPSLIVSPNPVGLSASSVGENEEQQLNLVPSCPAGNNKNTYPTVEPKVEPPELYVSSSAVSPKEECSTNPGTSGNGSQENKGDCCSWTVVEGDKSTSEPLSVDLLPHLEDPDETVKIEPEDSNDATKEVNPVQKRDILCAEVKEEFMLDLGQELNVEAACSCSNDPKEVKKEHTSCDEKGEEQQRALQSSPHGEQQMEAGVVAGPPVSSESPKNLSYTADVEAEFSSPLGRPEDSSSIDGQSVGTPAGPEAGGEREGQEEEEDDDFDDFTQDEDEEMSSASEESILSVPELQETMEKLTWLATERRLSQEGDSEEENSQEENSEPEEEEEEEGEGIESLQKDDEICGDVSEEPKSAFTLTKTAPQVEAHRTTAGENMKAPGKSRSSHRTRNKRGRARASKDTSKLLLLYDEDILERDPLREQKDLAFAQAYLTRKLLHDWPQLLTDFAAFLLPEQALECGLFEEQQAFEKSRKFLRQLEICFAENPAHHQKIIKVLQSCADCLPQEIAELKTQMWQLLKGHDHLQDEFSVFFDHLRPSASRMGDFEEINWTEEKEYEFDGFEEVSLPDVEEEDEPPKMHTASKNKKRKEIGGHNNDKEVEWVDGMKECSCSCHEGTSDLKLKKSKRRTCSHCSSKVCENKFYKNKDSHELTASLVQQESSPPPEGKDSGMSKEPAEESLDNRDEGEDVQSRTKTVSRKVDSLASGSQLEGKIVSGRHASSEKAALPDNQVQEAGVSVVNAAGDSDSSITGPRWTPLQKATLKLPQETKDCPCTVGSEGLNQHQGNAGASLGLSRDLLLSSRSATAKGLTGPSSSSAKSLCQTEGLRSDSSDKLTGFGHASKSGVKEFEGPPVSLEGRAEAKQGWITPGRKPAPGKSCSSQAPDNCILETDDTGCTGNFPESRLKSNENNCFQMHQHSEQLEYRVVTASLGQKEEEQQQQRVTEATVCAKNSKVSSTGEKVVLWTREADRVILTTCQEKGAHLETFHAISQKLGNKTASEVSHRFRELMRLFHTSCDGSSEDEEDATSTSNTDQLSDKDLLLSEEEPDD